Within the Arachis duranensis cultivar V14167 chromosome 10, aradu.V14167.gnm2.J7QH, whole genome shotgun sequence genome, the region ctttcaaGTTCAACATTGTATTGGCCTAGAATTGTTTCAATAGTAAGGGATGTGGTAGGGTGGCAAATAGCGAATTGAAATTTGTTTCGCTTGTTAGtataataaaattgtaaaatgatttttagttatttactgAAGTGTGACTCATGAAGTGTGACTCATTTCTATTTCAATAATGAGATCTGCTACACATACAAATTTATACAAGTTggttcaaactcaacaaaatcGGCCTTTAATTTAGATTGTGTAAGCACGCGCTTTTCTAACTCTTGAATAACATAAACAGTTCTTTTCCCTCAATCAAAATTGCGACGCTCAAAATTTAAACAAGGAACAAAATCTCtcaaaaatctctaaaaatCATCGCGAAAAGTGAAGGAAGTTGTGAAGctaaattcgaaaataattatgagaaaatgaaataaaaagatgaagaagaagaagcggcaGAAGATGAGGACgaggaagatgaagagttttgaattatgcagaatttatcaGTACACATACATCCAAATATTTTCGCGTTACAAcgaaatttgctgcaaatacagaaaaatatttttttaatgcagaatttttacattacattcaattcaaactaTCAATAATGAACAACAATtttaacaaacaaaaacaacattattcacctacagaatcataaactactaacgaaaACTTAACTAGAATCGAACCACACCTCAAtcacttgattggattcaaaacaataatcaattttgttctgtttcaattgacaatctaaagttgaattattcattatattCAATAACGAGATAACTGTTTAAAACTGATTTTAgaacttgatttcaaaaacgTAAAGAACGAACGAAGAGAAATGCAGAGATGGAAGAGAACGTAGATAAAAAACGTCGAGAAAATTCGAAAATGAAAACGAAATTCTTTCGAAAAGACagttatatatttgtatattgaTTGAAAAGTTAGTTAGATTAAGAGGCGCGTGAGGCGAATTAGGATAAAATGACTTGGGTAAAATGACTTGTGTAGACTTGTACGAAAAAATGACTTATAGCTAGAgaataattattcaataattgaaTAAGAATTCATCTACCTAGATCAATTCACAAATCTGACGTAGGTTACataaagatggagagattcttTCCCTTTTCAGTAGAGCGGAAGTCTTTTTCACTCCACATATCATCACCTTCGACTTTCATTTatgtggatatatatatatatatagtaaattCTAGCCTACCCTTCCTATAATAACATGTAATTTACCCTCTGCGACATGTCATCTTTTAATTGGTTGCTATGTTAACTATGGTTAAACTATTGGTAATTAAATTATAGCCCAAAGTAGGTGATTatataatttactaaaatattaaaaattcagtCTTTCATTCTTCTCCCAAATCATCCTCTCACACAATGATGTCAGAGGGTAGACTTCTGTGTTCAATCATCTCTTGAGGCAACTTGTCAACATTAGTTTAATGAGAAATGGAGATAACAGATGAACTTTCATGTTTTTCAATTTGAAAAACTTCATAAGGTGCAACCtgttgagaaaataaataaataataatttgctAGCTTACTCATTAAACTAAAGCATATGAATACAGATAATTGTAGAACATACCTTCGTTGTGAATGGGGAtgattgataaaaatataactttactttttaatgtttatagaaattatatatttatccctcttataaaaatatttaattacaaaattatcctACTTTAGTTAACATATTAACTCTTATCGAGTTAAATTAACTCAAACTAAAACTAAGCATCCAATTAAAACATACCACGTCACGAGGGGTAATTTACATGTTGAAATAAAGAGGGTTGGGTAGAActcacctatatatatatatatatatgtgtgtgtgtgtgtgaataagaattatttaattacatcATACATGCTTATTATTGTGATTTAATGCtggtttaataaataaaatatatattatgtaacTAGTTATAGCTGATGTATCTTTGGTTAAATAAGTACTGTCATTTGATTTTAACTCACATATAATGACATATGTAAGTCAAGTTTATATCTTACATTATTGAATAACTtcttaaaaaaagtatatataaaataagattttaattttgatatattggtaatataaaaaatatatatacattcattttttttttgaataattattcatataatcaatataaaaaatagttatttttattgatataatattatgtaattgaatacacatttaaaattgttttacactgacaatttattaaaattaaatttacaaaataaatattaaatgttattcattatttttatatataatttaacatAACAAAACACCGAATACTTAGGGTTAATGTTCAATTTGGTTTCCTAAAAGatcataaatcaatttgatCTCTAAAAGATTCAATGCTTCAATTTGATCTATATTACATAAATTGGTCCTTTCATTAACTTTTCGACAAAAGTTCGTTGTTAAGTGTTGTCATGTGACGTAAAATTTATCATGTGTTATGTTCTTAATATTCTACGTAAAACTTAAtagtaatattttataatcTGACCCGTTTTCTTTTAAAGTTCAtttgcttatttatttattttctctataGTTTTCTCATATATACTCCATCTAAGAAGATGGGGTAAAGTTAAAGTTCAGCTCCATAATGACAATAAACAATGGcatgagaaataaaaaataaaataaaacaaaatataaaccTACCAAAGTCTCTTTTGGCACACTGCCATTAAAAAGCAATGTTTGTTACCCTAATTTTACAAATAACTATTTCATCTTATTTACCATAAATAGCATTACTCTTTTGCAATGGAAGTTTGTTATTAGAATGCAAATAAGGGACTCCTTGGGACATTACCCTATAAGCATGGAAACAAGATTCTAGACAATTAGCCTGGCATTATAACAGCTAGGTTCGGTTGTactttttgtttcttcttcaaGAAAAACCATTTTATAAAATGCTGCATTATCAATTCaccattttcattctttttgcctaatatatttatatttttctcccCAGAATTCTCTTGTCCCATCACATATCACCAAGCTTCAATAATCAAATTCCATGGCTACGGTAAGATTTTGTCATAACAATGCAACGAACGTATTaggttttcttttttgttttcataaAATGTATGCCAtcaatttctttatttgtttctcTAACCTCCCCTTTGAAATCTGGCTTTCTTTTGAAGCAAGAAATCTATTTCTGTATATTTATCATATTAATTCACGTATcagaataattattaaatttaatataatagaataatcAAATCTGCAATAGATTAATTATCAAATTTgtttatagtaaaaaaattttataagatgCCAAATAcgaatttatatataattattgattgatagctgatttttgtatttgaatatatatttgtttattacttacaagaaaacaataatgagatgtatgtatgtatgttttGAAATGAAAGAAGAATGGTAATAATAATCATCAGCATTATGATGAGCAAGAAGGAAAGCCTCTTCCAAAGTTTGGTGAATGGGATGTGAATGATCCGGCTTCTGCAGAAGGATTCACTGTTATATTCAATAAGGCCAGAGATGAGAAGAAAACTGGTGGAGCTTCTGGAAGACACAATTCTAGAAGATTCGATTCCAAATCAAAGCGCAAACAGGATCAACAAAAGACTGGCCTTGTAAGTTTTCATTTCTCTACACATTGTTTAGATCGAAAAAgtttgaaggaaaagaaaatggatggaacaataaacttttttttgatTGGATGAGAAAAGAAATTGAGTAAAAAAAAATGGTGTGgaatttagtaatatttttctcttcaaagATGAGAAGAAAATTGatagaaaatatgcaaataaaaataaaattataaatttattctttacaattacattaattaattataatttatatataatatagataaaaatattaatataattttattctgttataatcttctctctttttattttttttaatttttttatctattttttcttcatctaaataacacaaattttttttatttttttttattttctttttttctatcttcttttctcttatttttcattttatatccAAACAATGCATTAGGATTTCTTTAATTTGCTCTCcctctttttattctatttttattctcctaatattttctattttttaagacgaaattttattatttttattttcttctacgtcaaattttaaaaattgaaaacgtTATCTTAAACCAGACAAACTCTTCATAATTTCTACACATCTTAATTATTTGTGTATATTCTCAATTATTGTAAATCAATGCAACTTGAAtaacttaatttatttaatgtaaTGATAACATTTCTCAGCTTAATAATGTTTTAAGATTTAATTAATATGTCGATCTTGtaattttattaactttttaattagattcttCCTATTTAAAAAGTTATGATTGAGTTCTATACTAAGTAATAATTCTagaatattttatagttattcCTACATCaaacataaaaagaaacatttaaaaaagtgtaatttttaacaaaatatagttaaaaataacaattaaatatttttatttaatataaaaaattcaattactacagaataattaatttatgttttgaatataTAGTAAACAAGTATATAAGTAATGATTACTCtcaatattttaaaatcttgAAATACATCAATTTTctcttatttaataataattaggaGAATAttcatataattgattaaaaagataaatcatTAATGTTGCAATTTATCAATATTGTTGTTATTACTCTTGACAATGATTTTTTCTATAACTAATGTCTAATgctaagtaattaatttttttcagctaactatttttaaaaattattttacttatcttaaattttatagtctaaatcataaattcttaattctaaatattgaattataaatttaaatcttaaaagtgATAAATAGTGagtaattaaaaattgattgtgtactttttattttctctattaTGAAACTGAAGTCCATGTTGGTTTTTGGTGCAGAAAAAGTGGTTCTGCTTTGGACCTTAAGACAACCTTTGAAGGTTATTGTATCTATATATAGGGATATGGTTTATGATGCTATGCATGCTAGCACCTTATTAACTTCATATGATTATGGGCATCATCTCTTTATTTGTGAGGAGGCTATGGAAGTTGAAGTACAAAAGAAacagatagaaaaaaaaaagaaaaaaaagtcaacAGTGCCTCATGCTCAAAATCATTGTTGAGCAGCTTTTTCTAGCTGTTACTTTAATTTCATGATGCTTATCTGGTTACTTAATGTAATGTGTGATGACATCCATTGGTTAATACTTAAATACCTTATAAAAAATGCTGTGATAATGCCTATATTGtttatgtttaatttgattatttttagaTGGTACACATTATTCTTAAACAATGAACGCATTTGATGGGTTTTGAATTCagaaataatatataaggttaAGTACTATTTTCGTCCCTAAGGTATGGGGTAAAAATCAAATTCGTCCCCgatctttttttgttattaaaatcatcgttaacgttacaaaatattataaaatcatctttttattcataaacaaaatttttagacaattttatcctttaaataaaaataaaaaatattaaacaaatcaCCCCATCCCACCCTTTATCACTACctaaactagaaaaaaaaaaagcaaaagacaaaCGATTGTGGAAGTGGAATACGGCGGATATGTTATTGGGGGAGAAGAGGGAGGAGGCAGCAACAGCGATGCGGGGGATGTCGGAGTCAGAGAGGGAGTGGGATTTGAGGAGGTTAACGGTGGCTTGATGTAGTGGGGTTTGTTGTGGAAGGTTCTGGAAGGAGTGTGGTAAGAAGTTGGAAATCATCAGGAGACCACGCCGTCGCGTCGTCATCGGGAAAGGGGACCTCACCGGCGCTACTTCTTCTTCTGTGACTgcctctgcttcttcttctgcctcttcttcttctgcttcttcttctgtctcttcttcttttgcttcttcttctgtaattttttaatttttttaatttctgttgttttattatttttagatccGAAAACTAAAATTGTAGTTGATGattgttgaattattgtttaatatgaattttttgttgatttattttggaaaaagttAGAAAAGCCAGGGACTTGGTGTTTGGATCTTGCTGGTTTTGAAAGCAgatcttttttttcaattgaattcTGGTTTCCTAATTTGCAAGTGATGGAATGATCATGCTCTTATATTGACCATACGAGCTTAATTTTTGTGAACATTTTTTCCCCTAACCCCTGTGcattgtttgttttaattttttaatattatttttaattatgtttattatttattaaaggtaatttggtaaaaaaaataaaattaaagtagaaaatgacgattttataacgttttgtaacgttgaggatgattttaataacgaaaaaaggtcggggacgattttgattttggcCTCAGACCTTAGGGACGAAAATAGTACTTAACCCTAATATATAACTTGTAAATCGTTCTAGTTGAATAGAGACTaaactaaaaatgaaaatgtGATAGAAACAACATAAGTAActaactaatataaaaataatataacaatataatatagtagaaattatgaacaaataaatatatcaagtaaagtaataataaaaacacaccaaaattttaacataaaaaattttcttaatgTGAAAGATAAAACTTACAAGTTGTCTAAACCAATAAAATAACTAGCTTTGTTATAATCAAATATGAGATACAAAGCACAAATCGTACCTACAACTAGCCAAAATACTAAAACACTAAAATTTACAAATGAaaaccaaaaagataaaaaaatacctaaaattagaGCTACTGTACAAAGTCAATTTCTTCTACTATAGACCTCGAATCAACATCTCTATTAtctagaagaagaacaagatgagACATACCTGCAATTCAAATTTTAGACCAATCcaacaatgaacaaataaaaaattaatgttcAAAGATTGCTGCTTTGTATAAgatcaaaaattttgttttgccTTTTCTCGATCACATCCATTTGCTCAATATCCAGATCAAGAGAATCTGCTAATTCAAGCACAACACAAATAGATGAAATCCTCATAATAGGAGAAAAAATCTCTTCAAAATCAACACCTTTTCTCTGTTTAAAACCTCCAACAACCAATTAAGCTTTATACCGAGGTCTAAaattgtgttcttcattcttGATTCTAAATACTTATTTGTTCTTCAAAACTCTCATACCTTTAGGTAGCTTCACTAACTCATATATATCATTCTCAAACAAggatttcatttcttcttgcataGCTTTAAGCCATTGAGCTTTTCTTTTATCTTCAATAGCGTCTCTATAGCATTCAAATTCTCTCCTATCAGTCAATAAGACAAACTCAAATAGAGAATATCTTGACGAAACTTCCTTTCTCTTGTAGACCTTTTAAGTACATTTACAGAAATTTTTAAAGCTGGTTGTtcatcatgatcatcatcaccaacttcATAATGCATCAAATTAACTGTTTCATCTTCAGCTATACTTATATTATACGGAGTAATTTCCAAATAAGAAAAATGTTCACTAGGCTGAACTATAGGTTTTTCTGCGTTATTAATATCCTTCAATCTTTAATCTTCAATAAAAACAATATTTCTACTTCGAATCATCTTGTTAATAGGATCATAAAACCTATAACCAAACTCAATTATGTCACAGCCAATAAAAATACCAAACTTCAATCTCTCATTTTTGGGAATATGAACAAAGACTTTACATTCAAAGACTCTTAAGCGATTGTAAGAAACATCTTTATATGATCATATATTCTCTGGTGCTTCA harbors:
- the LOC110276593 gene encoding protein NOI4-like yields the protein MATNGNNNHQHYDEQEGKPLPKFGEWDVNDPASAEGFTVIFNKARDEKKTGGASGRHNSRRFDSKSKRKQDQQKTGLKKWFCFGP